A section of the Budorcas taxicolor isolate Tak-1 chromosome 17, Takin1.1, whole genome shotgun sequence genome encodes:
- the MN1 gene encoding transcriptional activator MN1 — MFGLDQFEPQINSRNAGQGERNFNEAGLSMNAHFKAPAFHAGGPPGPVDPAMSGLGEPPILGMNMEPYGFHARSHSELHAGGLQAQPVHGFFGGQQPHHGHPGGHHPHQHHPHFGGNFGGPDPGASCLHGGRLLGYGGAAGGLGSQPPFTEGYDHMAESQGPESFGPQRPGNLPDFHSSGASGHAVPAPCLPLDQSPNRAASFHGLPASGGSDSHSLEPRRVANQGAVDSLEYNYPGEPPSGHFDMFSPSDSEGQLPHYAAGRQVPGGSFPGASAMPRAAGMVGLSKMHAQQQQQQQQQQQQQQQQQQQHGVFFERFGGTRKMPVGLEPGVGSRHPLMQPPQQAPQPPQQPPPQQAPPPPQQPPPQQPPPPPPGLLVRQNSCPPALPRPQQGEAGTPSGGLQDGGPMLPNQHAQFEYPIHRLENRSMHPYSEPVFNMQQAPNQRLQHFDAPPYMNVAKRPRFDFPGSAGVDRCASWNGSMHNGALDNHLSPSAYSGLPGEFTPPVPDSFPSGPPLQHPAPDHPSLQQQQQQQQQQQQQRQNAALMIKQMASRNQQQRLRQPNLAQLGHPGDVGQGGLVHSGPVGGLAQPNFERDSGGAGAGRLGTFEPQAQHLAQESAWFPGPHPPPGDLLPRRMGGSGLPSDCGPHDPGLAPPPPPGGSGVLFRGSLQEPLRMPGEGHVPGLPSPGLQFGGSLASLGQLQSPGAGVGMPSAPSERRPQPPDFTTPALGGQPGFPFGAANRQATPHSGPGVNSPPSTGGGGGSTGGGGGGGGGGGAYPPQPDFQPSQRTSASKLGALSLGSFNKPSSKDNLFGQSCLAALSTACQNMIASLGAPNLNVTFNKKNPPEGKRKLSQNETDGAAVAGNPGSDYFPGGTAPGAPGPGGQSGTSSSGSKASGPPNPPAQGDGTNLSPNYTLESTSGNDGKPVPGGGGRGRGRRKRDSGHVSPGTFFDKYSAAAAPDSGGAPGVSPGQQQAPGAAVGGNSGEARGAPTPHEKALTSPSWGKGAELLLGDQPDLMASLDGGAKSDGSSPHVGEFASDEVSTSYANEDEVSSSSDNPPALAKASRSPLVTGSPKLPPRGVGAGEHGPKAPPPPLGLGILSTSTSTPDSYGGGGTGHPGTPGLEQVRTPTSSGGAPPPDEIHPLEILQAQIQLQRQQFSISEDQPLGLKGGKKGECAVGASGAQNGDSELGSCCSEAVKSAMSTIDLDSLMAEHGATWYMPADKALVDGTEEDKTLAPWEKAKPQNPNSKEAHDLPANKASAPQPGSHLQCLSVHCTDDVGDAKARASVPTWRSLHSDISNRFGTFVAALT, encoded by the coding sequence ATGTTTGGGCTGGACCAATTCGAGCCCCAGATCAACAGCAGGAACGCTGGCCAGGGCGAGAGGAACTTTAACGAGGCCGGACTAAGCATGAACGCCCACTTTAAGGCCCCGGCTTTCCACGCGGGGGGACCCCCTGGCCCCGTGGACCCTGCCATGAGCGGGCTGGGCGAACCCCCGATCTTGGGCATGAACATGGAGCCTTACGGCTTTCACGCGCGCAGCCACTCGGAGTTGCACGCGGGGGGGCTGCAGGCGCAGCCGGTGCACGGATTCTTTGGAGGCCAACAGCCGCACCACGGCCACCCGGGAGgccaccacccccaccagcaTCACCCCCACTTTGGGGGCAACTTTGGCGGACCGGATCCAGGGGCCTCGTGCCTGCACGGGGGTCGCCTGCTCGGCTACGGCGGCGCGGCCGGCGGCTTGGGCAGCCAGCCGCCCTTCACCGAGGGTTACGATCATATGGCTGAGAGCCAGGGGCCGGAGAGCTTCGGCCCGCAGCGACCCGGGAACCTGCCGGACTTCCACAGTTCGGGCGCCTCGGGCCATGCCGTGCCTGCCCCATGCTTGCCGCTGGACCAGAGTCCTAACCGAGCCGCCTCCTTCCACGGCCTGCCCGCCTCCGGTGGCTCCGATTCCCATAGTCTGGAGCCCCGGAGGGTGGCGAACCAAGGAGCCGTCGACTCGCTGGAATACAATTACCCGGGCGAGCCGCCCTCGGGACACTTCGACATGTTTTCCCCCTCTGATTCCGAGGGGCAGCTGCCTCATTACGCAGCGGGTCGTCAGGTTCCCGGGGGCTCTTTCCCGGGTGCCTCGGCCATGCCCAGAGCTGCAGGCATGGTGGGCTTGTCGAAAATGCACgcccagcaacagcaacagcagcagcagcagcagcagcagcagcaacagcagcagcagcagcacggcgTGTTCTTCGAGAGGTTCGGCGGGACCCGCAAGATGCCCGTGGGGCTGGAGCCTGGAGTCGGCTCCAGGCACCCGTTGATGCAGCCTCCCCAGCAGGCCCCGCAGCCCCCGCAGCAGCCGCCCCCGCAGCAGGCCCCGCCGCCCCCGCAGCAGCCGCCCCcgcagcagccgccgccgccgccgcctgggCTTCTAGTCCGACAAAATTCGTGTCCGCCCGCGCTCCCGCGTCCCCAGCAGGGCGAGGCGGGCACGCCCAGCGGCGGCCTGCAGGACGGGGGGCCCATGCTGCCCAACCAACACGCGCAGTTCGAGTACCCCATCCACCGGCTGGAGAACCGCAGCATGCACCCTTATTCCGAGCCTGTATTCAACATGCAGCAGGCGCCCAACCAGCGGCTGCAGCATTTCGACGCACCCCCCTACATGAACGTGGCCAAGAGGCCGCGCTTTGACTTCCCGGGCAGCGCGGGAGTGGATCGCTGCGCTTCGTGGAACGGCAGCATGCACAATGGCGCTCTGGACAACCACCTCTCGCCCTCTGCCTATTCTGGCCTGCCCGGCGAGTTCACGCCGCCTGTGCCCGACAGCTTCCCCTCGGGGCCACCTCTGCAGCATCCGGCCCCGGACCACCCGTCcctacagcagcagcagcagcagcagcaacagcagcagcagcaacgccaAAACGCGGCCCTCATGATCAAGCAGATGGCGTCGCGGAATCAGCAGCAGCGGCTGCGCCAGCCCAACCTGGCCCAGCTAGGCCACCCCGGGGACGTGGGCCAGGGCGGCCTGGTACACAGCGGCCCAGTGGGCGGCTTGGCCCAGCCGAACTTTGAGCGCGACAGCGGCGGCGCGGGCGCCGGGCGCCTGGGCACGTTCGAGCCGCAGGCGCAGCACTTGGCGCAGGAGAGCGCGTGGTTCCCAGGTCCGCATCCGCCTCCCGGCGACCTGCTGCCCCGCAGGATGGGAGGTTCAGGCTTGCCCTCCGACTGCGGCCCGCACGACCCAGGACTGGCGCCGCCCCCTCCGCCAGGTGGCTCGGGGGTGCTGTTCCGGGGCTCTCTGCAGGAGCCGCTGAGGATGCCCGGAGAGGGCCACGTGCCCGGGCTGCCCTCCCCTGGTCTGCAGTTCGGGGGCAGCCTGGCCAGCCTGGGCCAGCTGCAGTCGcccggggctggggtggggatgcCCAGCGCTCCCTCCGAGCGCCGGCCCCAGCCACCTGATTTCACGACGCCCGCGCTCGGGGGCCAGCCTGGCTTCCCGTTCGGCGCAGCGAACCGGCAGGCCACGCCGCACAGCGGCCCAGGCGTGAACTCGCCCCCGAGCACGGGCGGGGGCGGTGGCAGCAcgggcggtggcggcggcggcggcggcggcggcggcgcataCCCGCCGCAGCCTGACTTCCAGCCCAGCCAGCGCACCTCGGCCAGTAAGCTGGGCGCGCTCTCGCTGGGCTCCTTCAACAAGCCCAGCTCCAAGGACAACCTGTTCGGCCAGAGTTGCCTGGCTGCGCTCTCCACCGCCTGCCAGAACATGATCGCCAGCCTCGGGGCCCCCAACCTCAACGTGACCTTCAACAAGAAGAACCCGCCCGAGGGCAAGAGGAAACTGAGCCAGAACGAGACCGACGGCGCGGCCGTGGCCGGCAACCCGGGCTCGGATTACTTCCCAGGAGGGACTGCTCCTGGGGCTCCAGGGCCCGGAGGCCAGTCGGGGACCAGCAGCAGCGGCTCTAAAGCCTCTGGGCCGCCCAATCCGCCCGCCCAGGGGGACGGCACTAACCTCTCCCCCAACTACACCCTGGAATCGACGTCGGGGAACGACGGCAAGCCGGTCCCCGGGGGCGGCGGCCGGGGACGGGGGCGCAGAAAAAGGGACAGTGGTCACGTGAGCCCCGGGACCTTCTTCGACAAGtactcggcggcggcggcgccggaCAGCGGGGGCGCGCCTGGTGTGAGCCCAGGGCAACAGCAGGCGCCGGGCGCAGCCGTCGGGGGAAACTCGGGAGAGGCGCGCGGGGCGCCTACGCCTCACGAGAAAGCGCTCACGTCGCCGTCGTGGGGGAAGGGGGCCGAGCTGCTCCTGGGGGACCAGCCAGACCTCATGGCGTCCCTGGACGGTGGGGCCAAGTCGGACGGTAGTTCCCCGCACGTGGGCGAGTTCGCCTCCGACGAGGTGAGCACGAGTTACGCCAACGAGGACGAGGTGTCTTCCAGCTCCGACAACCCCCCAGCCCTGGCCAAAGCGAGTAGGAGCCCTCTGGTGACAGGCTCGCCCAAACTCCCTCCCCGTGGGGTGGGCGCCGGGGAACACGGACCGAAGGCACCCCCGCCCCCGCTTGGCCTGGGCATCTTGTCTACGTCTACCTCGACCCCTGACAGCTACGGCGGAGGGGGCACGGGCCATCCCGGCACGCCGGGCCTGGAGCAGGTTCGGACCCCGACGAGCAGCGGCGGTGCCCCTCCACCTGACGAGATCCACCCCCTGGAGATCCTCCAGGCACAGATCCAGCTGCAGAGGCAGCAGTTCAGCATCTCTGAGGACCAGCCCCTGGGGCTCAAGGGTGGCAAGAAGGGTGAGTGTGCCGTCGGGGCCTCGGGCGCGCAGAACGGCGACAGCGAGCTGGGCAGCTGCTGCTCCGAGGCGGTCAAGAGCGCCATGAGCACCATTGATCTGGACTCGCTGATGGCAGAGCACGGCGCCACCTGGTACATGCCGGCTGACAAGGCTTTGGTGGACGGCACAGAGGAGGACAAGACGCTGGCGCCCTGGGAGAAGGCCAAACCCCAGAATCCCAACAGCAAAGAAG